A genomic region of Ictidomys tridecemlineatus isolate mIctTri1 chromosome 10, mIctTri1.hap1, whole genome shotgun sequence contains the following coding sequences:
- the Znf281 gene encoding zinc finger protein 281 — translation MKIGSGFLSGGGGTGSSGGSGSGGGGGGGGGSSGSSSNSRRAEMEPTFPQGMVMFNHRLPPVTSFTRPAGSAAPPPQCVLSSSTSAAPAAEPPPPPAPDMTFKKEPAASAAAFPSQRTSWGFLQSLVSIKQEKPADPEEQQSHHHHHHHHYGGLFAGAEERSPGLGGGEGGSHGVIQDLSILHQHVQQQPAQHHRDVLLSSSSRTDDHGNEEPKQDTNVKKAKRPKPESQGIKAKRKPSASSKPSLVGDGEGAILSPSQKPHICDHCSAAFRSSYHLRRHVLIHTGERPFQCSQCSMGFIQKYLLQRHEKIHSREKPFGCDQCSMKFIQKYHMERHKRTHSGEKPYKCDTCQQYFSRTDRLLKHRRTCGEAIAKGAASAEPGSSNHNNMGNLAVLSQGNTSSSRRKSKSKSIAIENKEHKTGKTNESQISNNINMQSYSVEMPTVSSSGGIIGTGIDELQKRVPKLIFKKGSRKNTDKSYLNFVSPLPDIVGQKSLSGKPSGSLGIVSNNSVETISLLQSTSGKQGQISSNYDDAMQFSKKRRYLPTASSNSAFSINVGHMVSQQSVIQSAGVSVLDSEAPLSLIDSSALNAEIKSCHDKSGIPDEVLQSLLDQYSNKSESQKEDPFNITEPRVDLHTSGEHSELVQEENLSPGTQPPSIDKTQVLQEYSKYLQQAFEKSTNAGFTLGHGFQFVGLSSPLHNHTLFPEKQIYTTSPLECGFGQSVTSVLPSSLPKPPFGMLFGSQPGLYLSALDATHQQLTPSQELDDLIDSQKNLETSSAFQSSSQKLTSQKEQQKNLESSTSFQIPSQELASQIDPQKDIEPRTTYQIENFAQAFGSQFKSGSRVPMTFITNSNGEVDHRVRTSVSDFSGYTNMMSDVSEPCSTRVKTPTSQSYR, via the coding sequence ATGAAAATCGGCAGCGGGTTCCTGAGTGGCGGCGGTGGTACGGGCAGTAGCGGTGGTAGCGGctccggcggcggcggcggcggcggcggcggcagcagcggcagcagcagcaacagcaggagagcagagatggagccCACCTTTCCCCAGGGTATGGTTATGTTCAACCACCGGCTTCCCCCGGTCACCAGCTTCACACGGCCGGCGGGGTCGGCCGCCCCTCCCCCGCAGTGCGTGTTATCCTCCTCTACCTCCGCAGCCCCGGCCGCTGAGCCCCCCCCTCCGCCAGCCCCGGACATGACTTTCAAGAAGGAGCCGGCGGCGTCAGCCGCGGCCTTCCCTTCGCAGAGGACCTCCTGGGGATTCTTGCAGTCTTTGGTTAGCATCAAGCAGGAAAAACCCGCGGATCCTGAGGAACAGCAgtcccaccaccaccatcaccaccaccactatggGGGGCTGTTCGCTGGAGCTGAAGAGAGATCTCCAGGCctaggaggaggggaaggggggagcCACGGCGTCATCCAGGACCTCAGTATTCTCCACCAGCATGTCCAGCAGCAACCAGCCCAGCACCACCGTGATGTATTACTGAGCAGCAGTAGCAGGACTGATGACCATGGCAACGAGGAGCCAAAGCAGGACACTAATGTCAAAAAGGCAAAGAGGCCAAAGCCAGAATCTCAGGGAATCAAAGCCAAGAGGAAGCCAAGTGCATCTTCCAAACCTTCTTTGGTTGGTGATGGAGAAGGTGCCATCCTCTCCCCAAGTCAGAAACCTCATATCTGTGATCACTGTAGTGCTGCTTTCCGAAGCTCCTATCACCTGCGGAGACATGTCCTCATTCATACAGGAGAAAGACCTTTTCAGTGCAGCCAGTGTAGTATGGGTTTCATTCAGAAATATCTACTGCAGAGACATGAGAAAATTCATAGTAGAGAGAAGCCCTTTGGATGTGATCAATGCAGCATGAAGTTTATTCAGAAGTACCATATGGAGAGACACAAGAGGACACATAGTGGAGAAAAGCCATATAAGTGTGACACTTGCCAACAGTATTTTTCAAGGACTGATAGATTGTTGAAGCACAGGCGCACATGTGGTGAAGCCATAGCGAAAGGAGCCGCTAGTGCAGAACCTGGGtcatcaaaccataacaatatggGTAATCTGGCTGTGTTGTCTCAGGGAAATACAAGTTCttcaagaagaaaatcaaaatcaaaaagcATAGCTATTGAAAATAAGGAACATAAAACTGGTAAAACAAATGAATCacaaatttcaaataatataaacatgCAGAGTTACTCAGTAGAAATGCCTACTGTGTCTTCCAGTGGAGGCATAATTGGCACTGGTATAGATGAACTACAGAAAAGGGTGCCAAAATTGATCTTTaagaaaggaagcagaaagaatacAGATAAAAGCTACCTTAATTTTGTGTCACCGTTACCAGACATAGTTGGACAGAAATCCTTGTCTGGGAAACCAAGTGGCTCACTTGGTATAGTATCAAATAATAGTGTGGAGACCATTAGTCTTCTCCAAAGTACAAGTGGTAAACAAGGTCAAATAAGTAGTAATTATGATGATGCCATGcagttttcaaagaaaagaagGTATTTACCAACTGCCAGCAGCAACAGTGCCTTTTCTATAAATGTAGGACACATGGTCTCCCAACAGTCCGTCATTCAGTCTGCAGGTGTCAGTGTTTTGGACAGTGAGGCACCATTGTCACTTATTGACTCTTCAGCACTAAATGCTGAAATTAAGTCATGTCATGACAAGTCTGGAATTCCTGATGAGGTTTTACAAAGTCTTTTGGATCAATACTCCAACAAATCAGAAAGCCAGAAAGAGGATCCTTTCAATATAACAGAACCACGAGTGGATTTACACACCTCAGGAGAACACTCAGAATTGGTTCAAGAAGAAAATTTGAGCCCAGGCACCCAACCACCTTCAATTGATAAAACACAAGTGTTGCAAGAATACTCCAAATACCTCCAACAGGCTTTTGAAAAATCTACTAACGCAGGTTTTACTCTTGGACATGGTTTCCAATTTGTGGGTTTGTCTTCACCTCTCCACAACCACACTTTatttccagaaaaacaaatatacacTACATCTCCTTTGGAGTGTGGTTTCGGCCAATCTGTTACCTCAGTGTTGCCATCTTCATTGCCAAAGCCTCCTTTTGGGATGTTGTTTGGATCTCAACCAGGTCTTTATTTATCTGCTTTGGATGCTACACATCAGCAGCTGACACCTTCCCAGGAGCTGGATGATCTGATAGATTCTcagaagaatttagagacttcATCAGCCTTCCAGTCTTCATCTCAGAAATTGACTAGCCAGAAGGAACAACAGAAAAACTTAGAGTCCTCAACAAGTTTTCAGATTCCATCTCAGGAGTTAGCTAGCCAGATAGATCCTCAGAAAGACATAGAGCCTAGAACAACGTACCAGATTGAGAACTTTGCACAAGCATTTGGTTCTCAGTTTAAGTCGGGCAGCAGGGTGCCAATGACCTTTATCACTAACTCTAATGGAGAAGTGGACCATAGAGTAAGGACTTCAGTGTCAGATTTCTCAGGGTATACAAATATGATGTCTGATGTAAGTGAGCCATGTAGTACAAGAGTAAAGACACCCACCAGCCAAAGTTACAGGTAA